From the genome of Papilio machaon chromosome 1, ilPapMach1.1, whole genome shotgun sequence:
TTATGtgcaaataacaaattaatgacaGACCTATTTACTGAGTAATGAAGGCACCATTAGAAACTTGTAATTCtcaatttgttatattaacatCTTTATTCcgtgaattaattaaaaaaggtaataatattattctcTTTTCAGTACAACTGAAAatcatcaaataatttttcgcTTTCACTGTTGTGATATTTgctgaataaataattagtggTCAGATTCAATCATCAAGCAGGTCTGGAAATTTTCGAGGTTTTACGAAGAAgaaatttcaaagaaatacgcagttattttgtgtattcacgttgtatttaattatctatagATGTTGAAAGGGCGAGGCCGGGACCCCAGAGCTGCGGTGCCTCCCACGCCGACGATGTCGATCCGCTCGGTGGGTCGGCCGCCACTGGCCAGGCCGGAGCCCGACTACGAAGTGGTGGAGTTCCCTGCCGAGCAGTATGTCAACGCGAAACTCCAGCCCCCGCCCCCACCGCCGCCCAGACCACAGACAGGTGcggatatttaaattaatctactcatttttaaactgtttgcTTCCGAGTATAAAGCGTtcatagattatattttagaCCCACTCTTCAGCTACAATTTTGATTACTCAAAAActgtgttaattttttgtcactttactttactttgttaaaaattttctcGCTTTGAATCTTTTAGTTATCTCCAATCACTGTTCTTTTCATGTCCATACGTTGCGTTGCCAGATTTCAGATGTGATGTGCAGGGCAGGTCATCCCcttgtttattacatttcaacTTAGTACGCTGGGAAACTATAGGTTTTCTTGTgttgaaaatgttataaataattgttgatCAGGTCACCCTACGGAGGCGGGCGCGTCGTGCGGCCTGTGCGGCGGCGGAGGGGCGCGCGTGCGCTGCGCGGAGTGCGGCAGGCGCGCGCTCTGCGCCTCCTGCGACGACATGTACCACCGACACCCGAAGCGACGTCACCACCAGCGACAGGTCTCGTAGTGTCACGTGGTGAAGTACAAACTTTACGGCGGCTCGTAAGTTAGCACACCACAATTTTGTGTATCGTCGGGACTTGGAGGATTGTGGGGACGGGGCACAACCCATGTGCAGGGTTGTGCCTTTCACATCCACCTAACTACGAGTAGCCGTAAAATTTGACAATTCACAATACTTTGGCCAATATTACGATTAAGGCTCCTTCAAGATAAACTGTAATAAACAATCATACGCTACATGAGCGCTATGCAAAAATTACTTAGCGAATCTTTTTCTGAATTAATTTATCCAACGCATAAAAGGGGAGGTACcagtaaaaatgaaataaaaatgaatgaatacatgtaatattatacaaacGAGTTAACTTACatgtaaaacaacaaaagcGCATATTGTATACAATGCAGTGTATAGAATATTGGCTTCACTCCAagagtataaatattatagccATAATGTCGCAAGTAATtgacaaagtatttttaaggATCAATCGTaatagtgaaataatttaaagacttCATGACGTTGGGATTTAGCCAATTCACAAACCCATCTTTAGGACTGATATcaagaaacataaaaatattaatcatgaCATCCTAATTAAATTCTctcttcataattttttacaaccGCAAGAAAAATATCCCACCTGTATAAGAACCAATAACTTGTCTGCTGTATGCGAATGAAATACGCATTAAATCATCTTTTTATTGAGCTAATTATAAGTATTGTCACAATAAtaccaaaaagaaaaaaaataaaggtgCTTTTACAATACAGGCGTTATCGCAGTCCCAACTTCTTGACGAGCGTCCACCGTTACCGCCGAAGACAGGCCCGCCCGTGCCACCGCCGAGAAAACATAAGGTACATAATgaaaacatacatataatatgtagTTCATGccagttaaaaaattacaaaaaacaaacatcataataatgttttattacaacattCTAGATCTCCGGCGACAGATTGAGCGCAAGCCCTAGATTGGCGACTCCGGATCAGCGTCGTGCCACACTGACATCGATATCAACCAATGATGTTCCCGTCCTGCACGGCCCAGCGGCGGCCAATCCGAACCACTTCACGGCACGAGCGCAGACACACTtgcccgcgccgccgccgccgcatcTCGGCAGCATGCCATACCTGTCAGCGACCATGCAACACGCACAAACACCTGTCGCGCCGACACACGAACAATCCAACACACTTGGACACGTTCCTAACGCATGGGGTCGACAACGAACATCCCTTCCGGGATTTGTTCCCCCCAACAtggtacaatattttataattctctactcattaaataaatcaattttggAACTCCAAATCTTTTAGATCCCGATGTCTCAGATGCATAAATAGGAACAAAAACTACTTAGGATGCACGGAAAAAGATAACGATAAATAtaggacagacagacagactgACAGAAGGAGGTATAAAGTGTTCAGCTGTGGTTTAATATTAGGATTAGGTATTGTACACTCTAGGGGAGGTCTTTGTTTGAAAGAATCGGGCAGAAAGATTTTGAGACATTCTTTGTGACATTTTACGGTTTTGGTACTTATGTTTATAGTCGCTTTAACTTTTTAGGTGCAGCCAATGCCAGTAGGGACATGGGATAATTCAAATGGGCCTAATCCAACACAATCTTGGGGGCGGCCCTTGCGGCGAGGCACCTCCGTGATGGAGCTGGGTGTGGGGCCGCAGGGCGGCCCCGCCGGCCCCTCCTGCGCCGGCTGCCCGCACTGCCTGGCGCAGCCGTGGCGCTACGGCAGCTGCGCCAGCCTCGACCACGCCTGGGCCCCCCACGCCGCCTGGCCACACAACTACTGTCCCCCCACCCACCAACCGCACAACACAGTACACCCTGCATATCCGCACGCCCACCAGCACCCGCCTCAGACTCCTCAGCCATATCGTAgaggtaaaatttttatgtctaCTCTCACCTCTGCTttcaaattaaagatttttcgtTATCACCTTCGAGTTCtaaatgtaacatttgttACTCTATCGCTTTTTTTCAATgacacaaaattataataaaactcatTTTTGTGTCCTCTAGCGGAAAGTCGAGCAGTATCGAGGGCGGGATCGCGCGCTGGTTCCCGCGCGCCGTCGCCAGCGATGAGCGTGCGATCCCGCGCCTCACGGCGGCCTAAACACCGCACGCCGTCCCCGCCGCCCCTGCCCTCCAGCGACGCCGACTCGGAGAGCGAGTCGGAGAGCGACCACGGTCCCGCTAAGGAGCAGGAGAGTGAAGAAGACCTGCTAGGCCCGCCGCCCTCGCCGCCCAGCGCCACCTGGCAGTGCGAGCACTGCACCTTCGTCAACGAGCCCGGCGTCCGCGTGTGCGTCGTCTGCTGCCGCACTCCCACAATCAGCCCGAGAATTATCAACCCGGCTACTATACAAAACGACATGAAGAAGCTTAAAATATCCGGTGACAGATCTACATCTGTAGTAGGATCCAATGGAGATGGAAGTATCAGTAAACACGGTGAATATATTAATCGAATGTAATAGTCGAAATACtgcaaattttacaaaactaataaatgaatatgtaaaattcatattttagttacagcaaaagaaaaaacgaAAACGAAGAAAGAGCGTACGTCGACAGCTTGTGGACCTTCACCGCCCAGAGAGGATCGAGCGACTCGCAAAGCTGTGAGCCAAGTGGCGACACCGGCGAGAGAGACGAGTTCCGCGGCGCCTGCACGCGCGCGACACGACATGGCGGTCGGGCCCTCTCCTCCTAAAGAAACACAAACAATCCCTAACTTAACACAGACTGCGACAATCCGACCGTCGCCGATGAGAAGTAGCACCCCACGGGAGTATAAAACAGAAAAGCACAGTGTGTCGGTTGGTCCTTCGCCGCCACGCGATGTCAAAGCACCAACACAACAAAACTTGTCACAGAATTCGACAAGCAACCAAAAAAAGTCCACTGGCACGTCCCCTCCGCGGGAAACCCGAATTGACACACCGTCGAGTCTGCTCTATTCTACATCGAGCCGCGCTAACGTCTCTAACACCGGTACTTCCCCGCCGCCGCAGAGTATATCTACGCAGGTAATcatttaatcatattttagATTAGAATTTGTAGATGACGTACCTGCATGTCAATAATACTTAGTCTTATCaggattattttgattattatagATGAACAATCTTTCAGACATACGAGGTGCCCTCGGGTCGGGAGTGGGAGCGCGCTCCCTCTGTGCCGGTGTCGCGCGCGCGCCGCCGATACCGCGAGGAGGGCCCGCGGGAGCGCTCGCACAGCCGGCACTCACTCTCTAGTGATACACGAGTAATGCTAtttcaaaaactattttttttttattttgaaattatgaatacactaactgtcgcccgctactccgtccgcgtggaattaaaaaaaaacttaataagtagcctatgtgttcttctagaccaAAGTGccagtgccaaatttcatcaagatccattgagccgttataccttcaaacaaagatccatccatctattcatccatccatctaaacattcgcatttataatattagtaagatttaagatAGAAAATCtaatggttttatttaataattggtGTAGGATAGCGAACGCAGCGTGCGAACAAGCGGCGGGGGAGGGGGTGGGGGCGGGGGTGGGGGCACGTTGGGTCCGGGGCGGTGGGAGTGGCGCGACCGCGAGCGTGAGCCGCGCGACAGCAGCCCGGGCGGCGAGTGGAGCGGCAGCGAGCGGCGCCGCAGCACGCGCCTCACGCGCCGCGCCTCGCACCTCGACCTGCGCCGCACGCGACCCTCGCGCCCCTCGCGACGCTCCAGTATATATGGATCTGAGgtttcattcattttataatccACACCATAATGTATTGCGTCTATTTTAGTCACTATTAAGTGATTATAAAATCGCTCAATCTTATCTTTGCTAAAAGCAATAATTCATTTCAAAACaattctaattatttaatcgTTTTATTGTACAGGCACCGTCTCCTGAACCATTTACCGGGAACAGGGCAGTATCCCTCGAAGCTCTAGCGGGTGCGGGCGCCCGGCGAGAAACCGAAAGAGGGTTAGAACTAGCGAGGCTAATGGGTGAAGCTGAAAAGCTCGGATTTAGTGCGGCGGAAGTGCACGCAGCTTTAGCCCAGAACCCCGCGGCACCCATTGCGTGGCTGAGGGAACGCTGGCCGAGCCTGTGCGCGGGCGTGCGCGCGGCTGCAGTGCGCCTCGCCCCGGGCGCAGTTATCAGCGAGCGCGACGCTAGAACAGCATTGGCCCGCCATCGCGGCGCCATGTGGCCCGCTGTCACCGATTGCGTTGAAAAGTGGCGACGACAGGTAGGCATCTccattaatattaagatttttagaGCTATCTTAAATCGCTGTAACCGAAACGTTTGTTGCAGACGGAATCGTTAGGTCTGGGAAGTGAAGGTCGTCTGCGAGGACACGTATGGGGTTCACCGACCGGTGTGGAGGACGACGCGGCTCCTCCGATGGACCGCTCACACCGCATTCGCGGTAATCTCATAAAGAAACCAACCTAGTAATTTATCATTGAACCGCCGTTTCGTCTCATGACATCATCATAACCTTCACATTTACATTTCAGCCGAAGAAAGTTCAGATGAATATGAAATCAGCCCAGCCGTGATTCAAGATGACGACTGGATGTATTTACCTCTAGAAAACGTCAATAAcagttattatgaaaattatccTACAAACGAACAAATAGACTCCCCAAATCCCGAAACAGAAGACATAGCGTTAAAGTTAAAATCCCTCCTAATACAAGCTGGAATTCCTAATATTAATGAGCAACTGTTATTGAAAGGGTTATTGGCGAATCAGAGAAATACTGAAATGGACACGCACTCAAATACACAAAATACCGATAAtaatctaaaacaaaattctaaCGACTTTGTTCAATCAGAAAATGATTTCATAGATGCTTATAATGCTTTAACTAGATTAAGTCCATTACCTAATATAAGTAAACCAAATGACATTGCACACACTGAACTGGAATCTAATGATAATAAAGATAGTGAAACTGTTTTGAAAGAACAAGTAAATACCCACGActccaataaaaataacaaaccacgaaaaaacacaaaatctaTACCATcagaacaaattttaaaaacgacACAAAATCATCCACAAACACAACAGTTGACTAAAGACAATCAAAATGAGTCTGTTGAGAAAATTCCACAACACAAACATGTAACCAAAGTCAATTTACAACCAAAAGTAAAAACGTCGAAATCACCGAAAAGAACTACTGCGAAACAAAATCAGCGGGTCAAGAAGAAACTGGAATCCAGTGATAGTGAAACGCACGAAGATGAAGAAAAGCGAAACAATTTAAGTGATATGGTTGATAATACACAGAGGATAATacaacaaatgaaaaaagaacTAAATTCCGACATGAACTCACTCGATAGCAGAAGTAACAGTAGAAGCGAGAATGATATTAGCTCTAATGATTCTGAATCATCATCAGAGAAAGAGTCGTCATATAATGAGAGATCGGAGAGTGAATCGGAAGACATATCTTCTGATGATAGTGAAGGTGTAACGTCTAAAacagaaaacaataatatgGTGAAGGCGACAACGGTTACCCGAACGAGTTCTGAAGATAATGAGCAATTTGAAGAAGCTATTGATCATTTAGAAATTGAAATTGAGAACACAATTCCACAAATTGACAATTTAGAAAATCCACATTTAGACTTTCAACAAAGAAACATAGAAATTTTAGATTCAATAGCAAAAAGTTTGCAAGAAGAATATTCATCGGTGCAAGACCAACACATAAATATGCCTCGAAATGACCatcaagatttaaataataacttattcaATACTGTAAATTCTTTTGAAGAAATTTATGAACAACTAACTGAAAGCAATAATTCAACAAACGGTAATACAGAACAACCAACCAAGTCAATTGAAATTGATAATGCTGCACATTATTCCGTAATTCAGAAATCCTATTACAATAAACAAGAAGTAAAATTTGTTACGTTCAATCCACAAACTGCGAATGCATATTTACTTTCAGATAACAATGTAACGTTACATAATGCAATTATTGAAGATATTAATAACGAAATAGAGATTAATGTCTATGATTCATTAAATAGCACTGTTGCTAGTGAAATATTAGATTCAAATGAATATCAATCTGAAGATAATTCTATGGGACCAAATGAACCAAAagataataacattataataaaccaTAACTCAAAAGAACATGAAACTTTTACAGAGAATGTTATGAATTCGAGAACATCTGTagataatacatacatatccACTCCACCTGACAATAATTCTACCCACACAGAGaacattgaaaaaatagaAGACTATGAATTAGAACTTAATTCaaacattaaagaaaaaaatgaaactgaAGTAACGGACAAGATAACCAAAAAAGATAGTAAGTTGGATGATTCAGAAAACACAacggtaaataataaaaatattccaaataCAAACCCTAGTAAGGATGGGACACGAGTTAAGACCAACTCATCATCaaataaaggtatttttaaCAGATCAAACATACCTAAATTAGTAAAAGctttgcaaaataataaattaaaagttgaaaaaactACTCCAAAAGTTTTAGGATCGAAAGTGCCAGTACGACGTACGTCAATTAAACACTATCCTGCACCAGCCCCCCCTAATGGACATTTTGGAAATGTTCAAAATGGAAATGTGAAGCAGttacaaactaaattatttaataacaaagttcAAAATTCAACAAACATGTCGACTGAGGTAGAAGTGAAGCCATCGACATCAGCAACGTCCACACTTAGTAAGAAAAAGCCAGCTCCGCTGCCACCAACCACCAACCACGTGGAACGCAAACTTGAAACTCCTACGGAAGAAGTGCAGGATAAGGAAAAGGAACATTATTTCCGCGAAACTTGTCGCACAGAAGACGAGTGGACGGACAGTGACGCAGAGGAACCTCAAATACCCGTTTCAAAGGAAAACAACGAACCGGAAGCGGTTCCCGTATCACCACCTCCTCCCATTACAATGCGCCGCGTGTCAGGTCAATTAGTTGACTTAGCTACGATACGGCTACCCGAAGGTTCACCAGAGgtaatatattgaataattgtgtaatatacaaatattacacaAGAAAATTATTGCGTATAaacgcgttttttttaaatgtttttttcagaGGCAAGCACGTATGTTACTGGCAGAAGGAGCAACAGAAAATTGGGAACAAGCTCAATTAGCCGTAGAATTAATAAAGAGAGGGATAAATCCTCCTTCGGCTCTTCTGGCCGCTTTAGAATGTGTCGATCTTGACTCCGCTCTAGCGTACTTACAACAAGATTGTGAATTATGCGCATCGAGATTACCTGAATACG
Proteins encoded in this window:
- the LOC106719973 gene encoding E3 ubiquitin-protein ligase lubel isoform X3, which produces MLKGRGRDPRAAVPPTPTMSIRSVGRPPLARPEPDYEVVEFPAEQYVNAKLQPPPPPPPRPQTGHPTEAGASCGLCGGGGARVRCAECGRRALCASCDDMYHRHPKRRHHQRQALSQSQLLDERPPLPPKTGPPVPPPRKHKISGDRLSASPRLATPDQRRATLTSISTNDVPVLHGPAAANPNHFTARAQTHLPAPPPPHLGSMPYLSATMQHAQTPVAPTHEQSNTLGHVPNAWGRQRTSLPGFVPPNMVQPMPVGTWDNSNGPNPTQSWGRPLRRGTSVMELGVGPQGGPAGPSCAGCPHCLAQPWRYGSCASLDHAWAPHAAWPHNYCPPTHQPHNTVHPAYPHAHQHPPQTPQPYRRAESRAVSRAGSRAGSRAPSPAMSVRSRASRRPKHRTPSPPPLPSSDADSESESESDHGPAKEQESEEDLLGPPPSPPSATWQCEHCTFVNEPGVRVCVVCCRTPTISPRIINPATIQNDMKKLKISGDRSTSVVGSNGDGSISKHAKEKTKTKKERTSTACGPSPPREDRATRKAVSQVATPARETSSAAPARARHDMAVGPSPPKETQTIPNLTQTATIRPSPMRSSTPREYKTEKHSVSVGPSPPRDVKAPTQQNLSQNSTSNQKKSTGTSPPRETRIDTPSSLLYSTSSRANVSNTGTSPPPQSISTQTYEVPSGREWERAPSVPVSRARRRYREEGPRERSHSRHSLSSDTRDSERSVRTSGGGGGGGGGGGTLGPGRWEWRDREREPRDSSPGGEWSGSERRRSTRLTRRASHLDLRRTRPSRPSRRSSIYGSEAPSPEPFTGNRAVSLEALAGAGARRETERGLELARLMGEAEKLGFSAAEVHAALAQNPAAPIAWLRERWPSLCAGVRAAAVRLAPGAVISERDARTALARHRGAMWPAVTDCVEKWRRQTESLGLGSEGRLRGHVWGSPTGVEDDAAPPMDRSHRIRAEESSDEYEISPAVIQDDDWMYLPLENVNNSYYENYPTNEQIDSPNPETEDIALKLKSLLIQAGIPNINEQLLLKGLLANQRNTEMDTHSNTQNTDNNLKQNSNDFVQSENDFIDAYNALTRLSPLPNISKPNDIAHTELESNDNKDSETVLKEQVNTHDSNKNNKPRKNTKSIPSEQILKTTQNHPQTQQLTKDNQNESVEKIPQHKHVTKVNLQPKVKTSKSPKRTTAKQNQRVKKKLESSDSETHEDEEKRNNLSDMVDNTQRIIQQMKKELNSDMNSLDSRSNSRSENDISSNDSESSSEKESSYNERSESESEDISSDDSEGVTSKTENNNMVKATTVTRTSSEDNEQFEEAIDHLEIEIENTIPQIDNLENPHLDFQQRNIEILDSIAKSLQEEYSSVQDQHINMPRNDHQDLNNNLFNTVNSFEEIYEQLTESNNSTNGNTEQPTKSIEIDNAAHYSVIQKSYYNKQEVKFVTFNPQTANAYLLSDNNVTLHNAIIEDINNEIEINVYDSLNSTVASEILDSNEYQSEDNSMGPNEPKDNNIIINHNSKEHETFTENVMNSRTSVDNTYISTPPDNNSTHTENIEKIEDYELELNSNIKEKNETEVTDKITKKDSKLDDSENTTVNNKNIPNTNPSKDGTRVKTNSSSNKGIFNRSNIPKLVKALQNNKLKVEKTTPKVLGSKVPVRRTSIKHYPAPAPPNGHFGNVQNGNVKQLQTKLFNNKVQNSTNMSTEVEVKPSTSATSTLSKKKPAPLPPTTNHVERKLETPTEEVQDKEKEHYFRETCRTEDEWTDSDAEEPQIPVSKENNEPEAVPVSPPPPITMRRVSGQLVDLATIRLPEGSPERQARMLLAEGATENWEQAQLAVELIKRGINPPSALLAALECVDLDSALAYLQQDCELCASRLPEYEMVSMLRCTHRCCRECARHYFTVQITERSIADCVCPYCKEPELENLPEDAWLEYFAHLDILLKTLLNTDVHELFQRKLRDRTLARDPNFKWCVECSSGFFVHPKQKKLRCPECRSVSCASCRKPWSSNHEGLTCEQYTKWLDDNDPERSVAAVQQHLRENGLECPRCHFKYSLSRGGCMHFTCTQCKYEFCYGCGKPFMMGARCGLSEYCAKLGLHAHHPRNCLFYLRDKEPHELQTLLQMNNVTYETEPGPGSTGRCPVQLQRETPTGLVDGACGSESSPNNAGLCKNHYLEYLSRLVRSREVDPLPILGVDDLETLVRRAALRLPPRPYGTLEGLYKRGLIEIVREKIPLD
- the LOC106719973 gene encoding E3 ubiquitin-protein ligase lubel isoform X4 encodes the protein MLKGRGRDPRAAVPPTPTMSIRSVGRPPLARPEPDYEVVEFPAEQYVNAKLQPPPPPPPRPQTGHPTEAGASCGLCGGGGARVRCAECGRRALCASCDDMYHRHPKRRHHQRQALSQSQLLDERPPLPPKTGPPVPPPRKHKISGDRLSASPRLATPDQRRATLTSISTNDVPVLHGPAAANPNHFTARAQTHLPAPPPPHLGSMPYLSATMQHAQTPVAPTHEQSNTLGHVPNAWGRQRTSLPGFVPPNMVQPMPVGTWDNSNGPNPTQSWGRPLRRGTSVMELGVGPQGGPAGPSCAGCPHCLAQPWRYGSCASLDHAWAPHAAWPHNYCPPTHQPHNTVHPAYPHAHQHPPQTPQPYRRAESRAVSRAGSRAGSRAPSPAMSVRSRASRRPKHRTPSPPPLPSSDADSESESESDHGPAKEQESEEDLLGPPPSPPSATWQCEHCTFVNEPGVRVCVVCCRTPTISPRIINPATIQNDMKKLKISGDRSTSVVGSNGDGSISKHVTAKEKTKTKKERTSTACGPSPPREDRATRKAVSQVATPARETSSAAPARARHDMAVGPSPPKETQTIPNLTQTATIRPSPMRSSTPREYKTEKHSVSVGPSPPRDVKAPTQQNLSQNSTSNQKKSTGTSPPRETRIDTPSSLLYSTSSRANVSNTGTSPPPQSISTQTYEVPSGREWERAPSVPVSRARRRYREEGPRERSHSRHSLSSDTRDSERSVRTSGGGGGGGGGGGTLGPGRWEWRDREREPRDSSPGGEWSGSERRRSTRLTRRASHLDLRRTRPSRPSRRSSIYGSEAPSPEPFTGNRAVSLEALAGAGARRETERGLELARLMGEAEKLGFSAAEVHAALAQNPAAPIAWLRERWPSLCAGVRAAAVRLAPGAVISERDARTALARHRGAMWPAVTDCVEKWRRQTESLGLGSEGRLRGHVWGSPTGVEDDAAPPMDRSHRIRAEESSDEYEISPAVIQDDDWMYLPLENVNNSYYENYPTNEQIDSPNPETEDIALKLKSLLIQAGIPNINEQLLLKGLLANQRNTEMDTHSNTQNTDNNLKQNSNDFVQSENDFIDAYNALTRLSPLPNISKPNDIAHTELESNDNKDSETVLKEQVNTHDSNKNNKPRKNTKSIPSEQILKTTQNHPQTQQLTKDNQNESVEKIPQHKHVTKVNLQPKVKTSKSPKRTTAKQNQRVKKKLESSDSETHEDEEKRNNLSDMVDNTQRIIQQMKKELNSDMNSLDSRSNSRSENDISSNDSESSSEKESSYNERSESESEDISSDDSEGVTSKTENNNMVKATTVTRTSSEDNEQFEEAIDHLEIEIENTIPQIDNLENPHLDFQQRNIEILDSIAKSLQEEYSSVQDQHINMPRNDHQDLNNNLFNTVNSFEEIYEQLTESNNSTNGNTEQPTKSIEIDNAAHYSVIQKSYYNKQEVKFVTFNPQTANAYLLSDNNVTLHNAIIEDINNEIEINVYDSLNSTVASEILDSNEYQSEDNSMGPNEPKDNNIIINHNSKEHETFTENVMNSRTSVDNTYISTPPDNNSTHTENIEKIEDYELELNSNIKEKNETEVTDKITKKDSKLDDSENTTVNNKNIPNTNPSKDGTRVKTNSSSNKVLGSKVPVRRTSIKHYPAPAPPNGHFGNVQNGNVKQLQTKLFNNKVQNSTNMSTEVEVKPSTSATSTLSKKKPAPLPPTTNHVERKLETPTEEVQDKEKEHYFRETCRTEDEWTDSDAEEPQIPVSKENNEPEAVPVSPPPPITMRRVSGQLVDLATIRLPEGSPERQARMLLAEGATENWEQAQLAVELIKRGINPPSALLAALECVDLDSALAYLQQDCELCASRLPEYEMVSMLRCTHRCCRECARHYFTVQITERSIADCVCPYCKEPELENLPEDAWLEYFAHLDILLKTLLNTDVHELFQRKLRDRTLARDPNFKWCVECSSGFFVHPKQKKLRCPECRSVSCASCRKPWSSNHEGLTCEQYTKWLDDNDPERSVAAVQQHLRENGLECPRCHFKYSLSRGGCMHFTCTQCKYEFCYGCGKPFMMGARCGLSEYCAKLGLHAHHPRNCLFYLRDKEPHELQTLLQMNNVTYETEPGPGSTGRCPVQLQRETPTGLVDGACGSESSPNNAGLCKNHYLEYLSRLVRSREVDPLPILGVDDLETLVRRAALRLPPRPYGTLEGLYKRGLIEIVREKIPLD
- the LOC106719973 gene encoding E3 ubiquitin-protein ligase lubel isoform X1, with product MLKGRGRDPRAAVPPTPTMSIRSVGRPPLARPEPDYEVVEFPAEQYVNAKLQPPPPPPPRPQTGHPTEAGASCGLCGGGGARVRCAECGRRALCASCDDMYHRHPKRRHHQRQALSQSQLLDERPPLPPKTGPPVPPPRKHKISGDRLSASPRLATPDQRRATLTSISTNDVPVLHGPAAANPNHFTARAQTHLPAPPPPHLGSMPYLSATMQHAQTPVAPTHEQSNTLGHVPNAWGRQRTSLPGFVPPNMVQPMPVGTWDNSNGPNPTQSWGRPLRRGTSVMELGVGPQGGPAGPSCAGCPHCLAQPWRYGSCASLDHAWAPHAAWPHNYCPPTHQPHNTVHPAYPHAHQHPPQTPQPYRRAESRAVSRAGSRAGSRAPSPAMSVRSRASRRPKHRTPSPPPLPSSDADSESESESDHGPAKEQESEEDLLGPPPSPPSATWQCEHCTFVNEPGVRVCVVCCRTPTISPRIINPATIQNDMKKLKISGDRSTSVVGSNGDGSISKHVTAKEKTKTKKERTSTACGPSPPREDRATRKAVSQVATPARETSSAAPARARHDMAVGPSPPKETQTIPNLTQTATIRPSPMRSSTPREYKTEKHSVSVGPSPPRDVKAPTQQNLSQNSTSNQKKSTGTSPPRETRIDTPSSLLYSTSSRANVSNTGTSPPPQSISTQTYEVPSGREWERAPSVPVSRARRRYREEGPRERSHSRHSLSSDTRDSERSVRTSGGGGGGGGGGGTLGPGRWEWRDREREPRDSSPGGEWSGSERRRSTRLTRRASHLDLRRTRPSRPSRRSSIYGSEAPSPEPFTGNRAVSLEALAGAGARRETERGLELARLMGEAEKLGFSAAEVHAALAQNPAAPIAWLRERWPSLCAGVRAAAVRLAPGAVISERDARTALARHRGAMWPAVTDCVEKWRRQTESLGLGSEGRLRGHVWGSPTGVEDDAAPPMDRSHRIRAEESSDEYEISPAVIQDDDWMYLPLENVNNSYYENYPTNEQIDSPNPETEDIALKLKSLLIQAGIPNINEQLLLKGLLANQRNTEMDTHSNTQNTDNNLKQNSNDFVQSENDFIDAYNALTRLSPLPNISKPNDIAHTELESNDNKDSETVLKEQVNTHDSNKNNKPRKNTKSIPSEQILKTTQNHPQTQQLTKDNQNESVEKIPQHKHVTKVNLQPKVKTSKSPKRTTAKQNQRVKKKLESSDSETHEDEEKRNNLSDMVDNTQRIIQQMKKELNSDMNSLDSRSNSRSENDISSNDSESSSEKESSYNERSESESEDISSDDSEGVTSKTENNNMVKATTVTRTSSEDNEQFEEAIDHLEIEIENTIPQIDNLENPHLDFQQRNIEILDSIAKSLQEEYSSVQDQHINMPRNDHQDLNNNLFNTVNSFEEIYEQLTESNNSTNGNTEQPTKSIEIDNAAHYSVIQKSYYNKQEVKFVTFNPQTANAYLLSDNNVTLHNAIIEDINNEIEINVYDSLNSTVASEILDSNEYQSEDNSMGPNEPKDNNIIINHNSKEHETFTENVMNSRTSVDNTYISTPPDNNSTHTENIEKIEDYELELNSNIKEKNETEVTDKITKKDSKLDDSENTTVNNKNIPNTNPSKDGTRVKTNSSSNKGIFNRSNIPKLVKALQNNKLKVEKTTPKVLGSKVPVRRTSIKHYPAPAPPNGHFGNVQNGNVKQLQTKLFNNKVQNSTNMSTEVEVKPSTSATSTLSKKKPAPLPPTTNHVERKLETPTEEVQDKEKEHYFRETCRTEDEWTDSDAEEPQIPVSKENNEPEAVPVSPPPPITMRRVSGQLVDLATIRLPEGSPERQARMLLAEGATENWEQAQLAVELIKRGINPPSALLAALECVDLDSALAYLQQDCELCASRLPEYEMVSMLRCTHRCCRECARHYFTVQITERSIADCVCPYCKEPELENLPEDAWLEYFAHLDILLKTLLNTDVHELFQRKLRDRTLARDPNFKWCVECSSGFFVHPKQKKLRCPECRSVSCASCRKPWSSNHEGLTCEQYTKWLDDNDPERSVAAVQQHLRENGLECPRCHFKYSLSRGGCMHFTCTQCKYEFCYGCGKPFMMGARCGLSEYCAKLGLHAHHPRNCLFYLRDKEPHELQTLLQMNNVTYETEPGPGSTGRCPVQLQRETPTGLVDGACGSESSPNNAGLCKNHYLEYLSRLVRSREVDPLPILGVDDLETLVRRAALRLPPRPYGTLEGLYKRGLIEIVREKIPLD